One genomic segment of Paraburkholderia caffeinilytica includes these proteins:
- a CDS encoding DUF1521 domain-containing protein → MQAAMQTNQLSLAIQAHANIFSNLATQSQLSNAGAFGARDSSSRMSNMLSNYSKATFAMSNYASGNDASSSFMAQSMTISRSSSYAQPPARCDRRDDPYGGRGNTQRDCRIDIDYREHDRTPPRNDSNCCGTSNGTQWSNTAVTNNKASIDLGDYKLNFNKADSSMVMTNAKTGDTTKIYGDPHIDQHANSGNKSSAMFNGPMTFTLPDTTKITVGTQAAKNNPKVSFADDVTITRGNQGYVVKGLSEQNSAGLTIQKSRDGRQLDNATPDGYTLVAARDGTGWIDPTTGKQPTQSDFNRAKA, encoded by the coding sequence TTTTTCGAACCTCGCCACGCAGTCGCAGCTTTCGAATGCCGGCGCATTCGGCGCTCGCGACTCGTCGTCGCGGATGTCCAATATGCTGAGCAACTACTCGAAGGCAACGTTCGCCATGAGCAACTACGCCTCGGGGAATGACGCGAGCAGTAGCTTCATGGCCCAATCCATGACGATCAGCCGCAGCTCGTCTTACGCCCAACCGCCGGCGCGCTGCGATCGCCGGGACGATCCGTATGGCGGCCGTGGCAACACGCAGCGCGACTGCCGCATCGACATCGACTATCGCGAGCACGACCGCACGCCGCCGCGCAACGACAGCAACTGCTGCGGCACAAGCAACGGCACGCAATGGAGCAACACCGCCGTCACCAATAACAAGGCAAGCATCGACCTCGGCGACTACAAGCTCAACTTCAACAAGGCCGATTCCTCGATGGTCATGACCAACGCGAAAACCGGCGACACGACCAAGATCTACGGCGACCCGCACATCGATCAGCACGCCAACTCGGGCAACAAGAGCTCAGCGATGTTCAACGGCCCGATGACGTTCACACTACCGGACACCACCAAGATCACAGTCGGCACGCAAGCGGCGAAGAACAACCCGAAGGTCTCCTTTGCGGACGACGTCACCATCACGCGCGGCAACCAGGGGTACGTCGTCAAAGGCCTCAGCGAACAGAACAGCGCGGGCCTGACCATCCAGAAGAGCCGCGACGGCCGTCAGTTGGACAACGCCACGCCGGACGGCTATACCCTGGTGGCCGCTCGTGACGGCACGGGCTGGATCGACCCGACCACCGGCAAGCAGCCGACGCAGAGCGACTTCAACCGCGCCAAGGCGTAA